Proteins from a single region of Pseudomonas quebecensis:
- the fliT gene encoding flagellar protein FliT, which yields MSHALQRIDETREALIGALAERNWEAIGELDMGCRSVIDEVLNEAPVDESALREKLESLLAVYQQLLTVTTGERQAIFEEMSQINQAKNASKVYHLFG from the coding sequence ATGAGCCACGCACTGCAACGCATTGATGAAACCCGCGAAGCCTTGATCGGCGCGCTGGCGGAACGTAACTGGGAAGCCATCGGCGAGCTGGATATGGGCTGTCGCAGCGTGATCGACGAAGTACTCAATGAGGCCCCGGTGGATGAAAGTGCGCTGCGGGAGAAGCTGGAGAGTCTGCTGGCGGTGTACCAGCAGCTGCTGACGGTAACGACGGGCGAGCGCCAGGCGATTTTCGAGGAGATGTCGCAGATCAACCAGGCGAAGAATGCGTCCAAGGTCTACCATCTGTTCGGGTGA
- a CDS encoding sigma-54 dependent transcriptional regulator: protein MWRETKILLIDDDSVRRRDLAVILNFLGEENLPCGSHDWQQAVSSLSSSREVICVLIGTVNAPGAILGLLKTLSTWDEFLPVLLMGENSSADLPEDQRRRVLSTLEMPPSYSKLLDSLHRAQVYREMYDQARERGRHREPNLFRSLVGTSRAIQHVRQMMQQVADTDASVLILGESGTGKEVVARNLHYHSKRRDGPFVPVNCGAIPAELLESELFGHEKGAFTGAITSRAGRFELANGGTLFLDEIGDMPLPMQVKLLRVLQERTFERVGSNKTQSVDVRIIAATHKNLESMIEIGSFREDLYYRLNVFPIEMAPLRERVEDIPLLMNELISRMEHEKRGSIRFNSAAIMSLCRHGWPGNVRELANLVERMAIMHPYGVIGVVELPKKFRYVDDEDEQMVDSLRSDMEERVAINGHTPDFGSTAMLPPEGLDLKDYLGNLEQGLIQQALDDAGGIVARAAERLRIRRTTLVEKMRKYGMSRREGDEQADD from the coding sequence ATGTGGCGTGAAACCAAAATTCTGCTGATTGATGACGATAGCGTCCGCCGCCGCGATTTAGCGGTGATTTTGAATTTTCTCGGCGAAGAAAATCTGCCCTGCGGCAGCCACGACTGGCAGCAGGCGGTCAGCTCGTTGTCGTCGAGCCGTGAAGTCATTTGTGTGCTGATCGGGACCGTAAACGCTCCTGGCGCTATTTTGGGCTTGTTAAAGACACTGTCGACCTGGGATGAGTTCCTTCCCGTGTTGCTGATGGGTGAAAATTCTTCGGCGGACCTGCCGGAAGACCAGCGCCGCCGTGTGCTGTCCACCCTGGAAATGCCGCCCAGCTACAGCAAATTGCTCGACTCCCTGCACCGTGCCCAGGTCTATCGCGAGATGTACGACCAGGCCCGCGAGCGCGGTCGTCACCGCGAACCCAACCTGTTCCGCAGCCTGGTCGGCACCAGCCGTGCCATCCAGCATGTACGCCAGATGATGCAGCAAGTGGCCGACACCGACGCCAGCGTGCTGATCCTCGGCGAATCGGGCACCGGCAAGGAAGTGGTCGCGCGCAACCTGCATTACCACTCCAAGCGCCGCGACGGGCCTTTCGTGCCGGTCAACTGCGGGGCGATCCCGGCAGAGCTGCTGGAGAGCGAACTGTTCGGCCACGAGAAGGGTGCCTTCACCGGGGCGATCACCAGCCGTGCCGGACGGTTCGAACTGGCCAACGGCGGCACTCTGTTCCTCGACGAAATCGGCGACATGCCGCTGCCTATGCAGGTCAAGCTGCTGCGCGTCTTGCAGGAGCGCACGTTCGAGCGCGTCGGCAGCAACAAGACCCAGAGCGTGGACGTGCGCATCATCGCCGCGACCCACAAGAACCTCGAAAGCATGATCGAGATCGGCAGCTTTCGTGAGGACTTGTACTACCGCCTCAATGTATTCCCCATCGAGATGGCCCCGCTGCGTGAGCGCGTGGAAGACATCCCGCTGCTGATGAATGAACTCATCTCGCGGATGGAACATGAAAAGCGTGGCTCGATTCGCTTCAACTCCGCCGCGATCATGTCCCTGTGCCGTCATGGCTGGCCGGGCAACGTGCGAGAACTGGCCAACCTGGTAGAGCGCATGGCGATCATGCATCCCTACGGTGTGATCGGCGTGGTCGAGCTGCCGAAGAAATTCCGCTACGTCGACGACGAAGACGAGCAGATGGTCGACAGCCTGCGCAGTGACATGGAAGAACGGGTCGCCATCAACGGCCACACCCCGGACTTCGGTTCCACCGCCATGCTGCCGCCGGAAGGCCTGGACCTGAAGGACTACCTCGGCAACCTGGAACAAGGCCTGATCCAGCAGGCCCTGGATGATGCCGGTGGCATCGTCGCCCGTGCCGCCGAACGCCTGCGCATCCGTCGCACCACCCTGGTGGAGAAGATGCGCAAGTACGGCATGAGCCGACGGGAAGGAGACGAACAGGCGGATGATTGA
- a CDS encoding sensor histidine kinase: protein MPHAAQLASAPAIQGLVPSAEPLARQGLEQAFSQFSQMSSQLSDSYSLLEARVCELKGELAVVSAQRMQELAEKERLANRLQNLLDLLPGGVIVIDDQGRVREANPAACDLLGLPLEGELWRHVITRCFAPREDDGHEVSLKDGRRLSISTRSLDAEPGQLVLLNDLTETRHLQDQLARHERLSSLGRMVASLAHQIRTPLSAALIYASHLTDEQLPAATHQRFAGRLKERLHELEHQVRDMLVFARGELPLTDRITPAELMHALQAAAAPHIQDAQVRWQCDSHQGELLCNRDTLVGALLNLIENATQASASGARLKVHLYRREDTLRLCISDSGSGIDPEVLRRLGEPFFTTKTNGTGLGLTVVKAVARAHQGHLQLRSRLGRGTCALMSLPLFSGAAGTE from the coding sequence ATGCCCCACGCCGCCCAATTAGCCTCAGCCCCTGCCATCCAGGGGCTTGTTCCATCCGCAGAGCCGCTTGCCCGGCAGGGTCTTGAACAGGCGTTCTCGCAGTTCAGCCAGATGTCCAGCCAACTGAGCGACTCCTACAGCCTGCTTGAAGCGCGCGTTTGCGAGCTCAAAGGCGAGCTGGCGGTAGTCAGTGCCCAGCGCATGCAGGAACTGGCTGAGAAAGAGCGCTTGGCCAACCGTCTGCAAAACCTGCTCGATTTGCTCCCTGGCGGCGTGATCGTGATCGACGATCAGGGCCGCGTACGCGAAGCCAATCCGGCCGCCTGCGACCTGTTGGGCCTGCCGCTGGAAGGCGAGCTGTGGCGTCACGTCATCACCCGTTGCTTCGCCCCGCGTGAGGATGACGGCCATGAAGTGTCCCTCAAGGACGGGCGGCGCCTGTCGATTTCCACCCGTTCCCTGGACGCCGAACCTGGCCAATTGGTGCTGCTTAACGACCTGACTGAAACCCGTCACCTGCAGGACCAGTTGGCACGCCATGAGCGATTGTCGTCCCTGGGGCGCATGGTCGCTTCTTTGGCGCACCAGATCCGCACGCCATTGTCGGCGGCATTGATCTACGCCAGTCATTTGACTGACGAGCAATTGCCGGCCGCCACCCACCAGCGTTTTGCCGGGCGCCTCAAGGAGCGCCTGCATGAGCTGGAGCATCAGGTTCGCGACATGCTGGTGTTTGCTCGCGGCGAATTGCCGCTGACCGACCGCATCACGCCGGCCGAACTGATGCACGCGCTGCAGGCTGCGGCCGCCCCCCACATTCAGGACGCGCAGGTGCGCTGGCAGTGCGACAGCCACCAGGGCGAGCTGCTGTGCAATCGCGACACGCTGGTAGGTGCGCTGCTCAACCTGATCGAAAACGCCACCCAGGCCAGCGCGTCCGGCGCGCGGCTCAAGGTGCACCTGTACCGTCGCGAAGACACGCTGCGCCTGTGCATCAGCGACAGCGGCAGCGGCATCGACCCTGAGGTGCTGCGGCGCCTGGGAGAACCCTTTTTTACCACCAAGACCAACGGAACCGGCCTGGGCCTGACCGTGGTCAAGGCTGTGGCACGCGCGCATCAGGGACACTTGCAACTGCGTTCCCGACTGGGGCGCGGCACCTGTGCATTGATGAGCTTGCCGCTGTTTTCAGGCGCGGCCGGCACGGAGTAA
- a CDS encoding sigma-54-dependent transcriptional regulator, with amino-acid sequence MAIKVLLVEDDRALREALADTLLLAGHDYRAVGSAEEALEAVAREAFSLVVSDVNMPGMDGHQLLALLRARQPQLPVLLMTAHGAVERAVDAMRQGAADYLVKPFEPKALIELVARHALGVIAASEGEGPIAIEPASAQLLELAARVARSDSTVLISGESGTGKEVLARYIHQQSTRASQPFIAINCAAIPDNMLEATLFGHEKGSFTGAIAAQAGKFEQADGGTLLLDEISEMPLGLQAKLLRVLQEREVERVGARKPIQLDIRVIATTNRDLAGEVAAGRFREDLFYRLSVFPLAWRPLRERPADIVPLAERLLHNHVKKMKHAQARLSAEAQACLIAYPWPGNVRELDNAIQRALILQQGGLIQPQDFCLAMGSGAAPLPTLAPAPLVAEVETVSALGDDLRRREFQMIIDTLRAERGRRKEAAERLGISPRTLRYKLAQMRDAGMDVEAYLFAT; translated from the coding sequence ATGGCTATCAAGGTTCTATTGGTCGAAGACGACCGCGCCCTGCGTGAAGCATTGGCTGACACGCTGCTGCTGGCGGGCCATGACTACCGGGCGGTCGGTTCGGCCGAAGAGGCCTTGGAGGCAGTGGCCCGGGAGGCGTTCAGCCTGGTGGTCAGCGACGTCAACATGCCCGGCATGGACGGTCACCAGTTACTGGCCCTGTTGCGCGCCCGTCAGCCGCAACTGCCGGTGCTGTTGATGACTGCCCATGGCGCCGTGGAGCGCGCGGTGGATGCCATGCGCCAGGGCGCGGCGGATTATCTGGTCAAGCCGTTCGAGCCCAAGGCATTGATCGAGCTGGTGGCGCGTCACGCCCTGGGCGTGATCGCAGCGAGCGAAGGCGAGGGGCCGATCGCCATCGAGCCGGCCAGTGCCCAGTTGCTGGAGTTGGCGGCCCGCGTGGCGCGCAGTGATTCCACGGTGTTGATATCCGGCGAGTCGGGCACCGGTAAAGAAGTGCTGGCGCGTTACATCCATCAGCAATCGACCCGCGCCAGTCAGCCGTTTATCGCCATCAACTGCGCGGCGATCCCCGATAACATGCTGGAAGCCACGCTGTTCGGTCACGAAAAAGGTTCGTTCACCGGCGCCATCGCCGCGCAAGCGGGCAAGTTCGAACAGGCCGACGGCGGCACGCTTTTGCTCGATGAAATTTCAGAAATGCCCCTGGGTCTGCAGGCCAAGTTGTTGCGGGTGCTGCAGGAGCGCGAAGTGGAGCGCGTCGGTGCGCGCAAGCCGATCCAGCTGGATATCCGCGTGATTGCCACCACCAACCGCGACCTGGCCGGCGAAGTCGCGGCGGGGCGTTTCCGTGAAGATTTGTTCTACCGCCTGTCGGTATTTCCCCTGGCCTGGCGCCCATTGCGCGAGCGCCCGGCGGACATCGTGCCGCTGGCCGAGCGCCTGCTGCATAACCACGTCAAAAAAATGAAGCACGCCCAGGCGCGGCTGTCGGCCGAGGCGCAGGCGTGCCTGATCGCTTACCCCTGGCCGGGCAATGTGCGAGAGCTGGACAACGCCATCCAGCGCGCCCTGATCCTGCAGCAGGGCGGCTTGATCCAGCCCCAGGATTTCTGCCTGGCCATGGGCAGTGGCGCGGCGCCGCTGCCGACACTGGCCCCCGCACCGTTGGTCGCCGAGGTGGAAACCGTCAGCGCTTTGGGCGATGACCTGCGTCGCCGCGAATTCCAGATGATCATCGACACCCTGCGCGCCGAGCGCGGCCGCCGCAAAGAGGCCGCCGAGCGCCTGGGCATCAGCCCGCGCACGCTGCGCTACAAGCTGGCGCAGATGCGCGACGCTGGCATGGATGTGGAAGCGTATCTTTTCGCCACCTGA
- the fliE gene encoding flagellar hook-basal body complex protein FliE, protein MSQGIEFNRLMLDMRSMQMDAMAQPKSVAPAPQLGQSSFADMLGQAINKVSDTQQASNQLASAFEIGKSGVDLTDVMIASQKASVSFQALTQVRNKLVQAYQDIMQMPV, encoded by the coding sequence ATGAGCCAGGGTATTGAGTTCAATCGGTTGATGTTGGATATGCGCTCCATGCAGATGGATGCCATGGCTCAACCGAAATCCGTCGCGCCAGCGCCGCAACTGGGCCAAAGCAGCTTTGCCGACATGCTCGGCCAGGCCATCAACAAAGTCAGCGACACCCAGCAAGCCTCTAACCAGTTGGCCAGCGCGTTCGAAATCGGCAAGAGTGGCGTGGACCTCACCGACGTGATGATCGCGTCGCAAAAGGCCAGCGTTTCGTTCCAGGCTCTGACCCAGGTGCGTAACAAGCTGGTGCAGGCCTATCAAGACATCATGCAGATGCCGGTTTAA
- the fliF gene encoding flagellar basal-body MS-ring/collar protein FliF: protein MAEAVVDNVPAKTDGKPPLFGLSFLENLSEMTMLRQVGLLVGLAASVAIGFAVVLWSQQPDYRPLYGSLAGMDSKQIMETLAAADIAYTVEPNSGALLVKADDVARARMKLAAAGVTPSDSNIGFEILDKDQGLGTSQFMEATRYRRGLEGELARTISSLNNVKGARVHLAIPKSSVFVRDERKPSASVLVELFSGRSLEPGQVMAIINLVATSVPELSKSQITVVDQKGNLLSDQAENSALTQAGKQFDYSRRVESMLTQRVHNILQPVLGNDRYKAEVSADVDFSAVESTSEQFNPDQPALRSEQSTSEQRTASNGPQGVPGALSNQPPSPASAPQTTGGAAATAGAIQPGQPLLDANGQQIMDPATGQPMLAPYPADKRNQSTKNFELDRSISHTKQQQGRVNRLSVSVVVDDQVKVNAADGAVTRAPWSADELARFTRLVQDAVGFDASRGDSVSVINMPFSAERGEVIAEPAFYSQPWFWDIVKQVLGVLFILVLVFGVLRPVLNNITGNGKKQLALAGGSDVELGGMGGLDGELANDRVSLGGPQSILLPSPSEGYDAQLNAIKSLVAEDPGRVAQVVKEWINADE, encoded by the coding sequence ATGGCAGAAGCAGTCGTGGACAACGTACCCGCCAAGACAGACGGCAAGCCGCCGCTGTTTGGCCTGTCGTTCCTGGAAAACCTCTCGGAAATGACCATGTTGCGTCAGGTCGGCCTGTTGGTCGGTCTGGCCGCCAGCGTGGCGATTGGTTTCGCTGTGGTGTTGTGGTCGCAGCAGCCCGATTACCGGCCGCTGTACGGCAGCCTGGCGGGCATGGATTCCAAGCAGATCATGGAAACCCTGGCCGCGGCCGACATCGCCTACACCGTAGAGCCCAACTCCGGCGCGCTGCTGGTCAAGGCCGACGACGTCGCCCGTGCGCGCATGAAGCTGGCCGCTGCGGGTGTCACGCCGTCTGACAGCAACATCGGTTTCGAGATCCTCGACAAGGACCAGGGCCTGGGTACCAGCCAGTTTATGGAAGCCACACGTTATCGTCGTGGCCTGGAAGGCGAACTGGCACGCACCATCTCCAGCCTGAATAACGTCAAGGGTGCCCGTGTGCACTTGGCCATTCCGAAAAGCTCGGTGTTTGTGCGCGATGAGCGCAAGCCCAGCGCGTCGGTGCTGGTGGAGCTGTTTTCCGGCCGCTCCCTGGAGCCGGGCCAGGTCATGGCGATCATCAATCTGGTGGCCACCAGTGTTCCCGAACTGAGCAAATCGCAGATCACCGTGGTGGACCAGAAGGGCAACCTGCTGTCCGACCAGGCCGAGAACTCGGCGCTGACCCAGGCCGGCAAGCAGTTCGACTACAGCCGCCGCGTGGAAAGCATGCTGACCCAGCGCGTGCATAACATTCTGCAACCGGTGTTGGGCAACGACCGTTATAAAGCCGAAGTTTCCGCCGACGTGGACTTCAGCGCCGTCGAGTCGACCTCCGAGCAGTTCAACCCGGACCAGCCGGCCCTGCGCAGCGAGCAGTCCACCAGCGAACAACGCACCGCCAGCAATGGCCCGCAAGGCGTACCGGGCGCCCTGAGCAACCAACCGCCTTCGCCGGCTTCGGCTCCGCAGACCACCGGTGGCGCCGCCGCCACTGCCGGCGCGATCCAGCCTGGCCAACCGCTGCTGGACGCCAACGGCCAGCAGATCATGGACCCGGCGACCGGCCAACCGATGCTCGCGCCGTACCCGGCGGACAAGCGTAACCAGTCCACCAAAAACTTTGAGCTGGACCGTTCCATCAGCCACACCAAGCAGCAACAGGGCCGTGTCAATCGCCTGTCGGTGTCGGTGGTGGTCGATGACCAAGTCAAGGTCAACGCGGCCGACGGTGCGGTCACCCGTGCCCCGTGGAGCGCCGACGAATTGGCGCGCTTCACCCGTCTGGTGCAGGACGCCGTCGGTTTCGACGCCAGCCGTGGCGACAGCGTCAGCGTGATCAACATGCCATTCTCCGCCGAGCGTGGCGAAGTGATTGCCGAGCCTGCGTTCTACTCGCAGCCCTGGTTCTGGGACATCGTCAAGCAAGTGCTGGGCGTGTTGTTCATCCTGGTGCTGGTGTTCGGCGTACTGCGTCCGGTGCTGAACAACATCACCGGCAACGGCAAGAAACAACTGGCCCTGGCCGGCGGCAGCGATGTCGAATTGGGTGGCATGGGCGGCCTGGACGGCGAACTGGCCAACGACCGCGTCAGCCTCGGCGGTCCGCAAAGCATCCTGTTGCCGAGCCCGAGCGAAGGCTATGACGCTCAGTTGAACGCAATCAAGAGTCTGGTAGCAGAAGACCCGGGCCGTGTGGCCCAGGTCGTGAAAGAGTGGATTAACGCAGATGAGTGA
- the fliG gene encoding flagellar motor switch protein FliG, with product MSDRAAVAKLSRVDKAAVLLLSLGETDAAQVLRHMGPKEVQRVGVAMAQMRNVHREQVEQVMSEFVEIVGDQTSLGVGSDSYIRKMLTSALGEDKANGLIDRILLGGNTSGLDSLKWMEPRAVADVIRYEHPQIQAIVVAYLDPDQAGEVLGHFDHKVRLDIILRVSSLNTVQPAALKELNTILEKQFSGNSNASRTTLGGIKRAADIMNFLDSSVEGQLMDSIREIDDTLSGQIEDLMFVFNNLSDVDDRGIQALLREVSSDVLVLALKGSDDGVKEKIFKNMSKRASELLRDDLEAKGPVRVSDVETAQKEILTIARRMAEAGEIVLGGKGGEEMI from the coding sequence ATGAGTGATCGAGCCGCTGTTGCCAAGCTCTCCCGGGTCGACAAAGCCGCAGTCCTGCTGCTGTCGCTGGGGGAAACCGACGCCGCCCAAGTGCTGCGGCACATGGGCCCCAAAGAGGTTCAACGGGTGGGCGTGGCCATGGCGCAAATGCGCAATGTGCACCGCGAGCAAGTCGAACAGGTGATGAGCGAGTTCGTCGAGATCGTCGGCGACCAGACCAGCCTGGGCGTCGGCTCCGACAGCTACATTCGCAAAATGCTCACCTCGGCCCTGGGCGAAGACAAGGCCAACGGCCTGATCGATCGCATCCTGCTGGGCGGCAACACCAGCGGCCTGGACAGCCTCAAGTGGATGGAGCCGCGCGCCGTGGCCGATGTGATCCGCTATGAGCACCCGCAGATCCAGGCCATCGTGGTGGCTTACCTCGACCCCGACCAGGCCGGTGAGGTGCTGGGCCACTTCGACCATAAAGTGCGCCTGGACATCATCCTGCGGGTGTCGTCGCTTAATACCGTGCAGCCGGCGGCGTTGAAAGAATTGAACACCATCCTGGAGAAGCAGTTCTCGGGCAATTCCAATGCTTCGCGCACCACCCTGGGTGGCATCAAGCGCGCGGCGGATATCATGAACTTCCTCGACAGCTCGGTCGAAGGCCAGTTGATGGACTCGATCCGCGAGATCGACGACACCCTGTCCGGCCAGATCGAAGACCTTATGTTCGTGTTCAACAACCTCTCCGATGTCGACGACCGTGGCATCCAGGCGTTGCTGCGCGAAGTGTCCTCCGACGTGCTGGTGTTGGCACTCAAGGGTTCCGACGACGGGGTCAAGGAAAAGATCTTCAAGAACATGTCCAAGCGTGCCTCCGAACTGTTGCGCGACGACCTGGAGGCCAAGGGGCCGGTGCGCGTCAGCGACGTGGAAACCGCGCAAAAGGAAATCCTCACCATTGCCCGCCGTATGGCCGAAGCCGGAGAAATCGTTCTCGGTGGGAAGGGCGGCGAAGAAATGATCTAA
- the fliH gene encoding flagellar assembly protein FliH, producing the protein MSNKDEAPSDLIRARDVGGFDIWSLPSFDPHVPEPEPEPVEELPVEMEEVPLEEVQPLTLEELESIRQEAYNEGFAAGEKDGFRSTTLKVRQEADAALAVKLASLERLMGSLFDPIAEQDTQLEKAMVRLVEHIARQVIQRELALDSSQIESVMREALKLLPLGVGNVRLYINPQDFEQVKALRERHEETWRIVEDAALQPGGCRVETEHSRIDATVETRISQIMAKLLDQQHEQVLNPAEPDLSIDLDTPDAP; encoded by the coding sequence ATGTCGAACAAAGATGAGGCTCCCAGCGATCTGATTCGCGCGCGGGATGTCGGCGGGTTCGACATCTGGTCGTTGCCCAGCTTCGATCCGCACGTGCCTGAGCCCGAGCCGGAACCGGTGGAAGAACTTCCGGTGGAAATGGAAGAAGTGCCGCTGGAAGAAGTCCAGCCACTGACCCTGGAAGAGTTGGAAAGCATCCGCCAGGAAGCCTACAACGAGGGCTTTGCCGCCGGTGAAAAAGACGGTTTTCGCAGCACCACCCTCAAGGTGCGCCAGGAGGCCGACGCGGCGCTGGCGGTCAAGCTGGCCAGCCTGGAACGCTTGATGGGCAGCCTGTTCGACCCGATCGCCGAGCAGGACACACAGCTCGAAAAGGCCATGGTGCGCCTTGTGGAGCACATCGCTCGCCAGGTGATCCAGCGTGAGCTGGCGCTGGACTCCAGCCAGATCGAAAGCGTGATGCGCGAGGCCCTCAAGCTGCTGCCCCTGGGCGTCGGCAATGTGCGGTTGTACATCAACCCGCAGGATTTCGAACAGGTCAAAGCCCTGCGCGAGCGCCATGAGGAAACCTGGCGCATCGTCGAGGACGCGGCGCTGCAGCCCGGCGGTTGCCGCGTCGAGACCGAGCACAGCCGTATCGATGCCACGGTGGAAACCCGTATCAGCCAGATCATGGCCAAGTTGCTCGATCAGCAGCACGAACAGGTCCTGAATCCTGCCGAACCTGACCTGAGCATCGACCTGGACACCCCAGATGCGCCTTGA
- the fliI gene encoding flagellar protein export ATPase FliI translates to MRLDRTSFAKRLSAYTEATELPGQPILEGRLLRMVGLTLEAEGLRAAMGSRCMVINDDSYHPVQVEAEVMGFSGSKIFLMPVGSLAGIAPGARVVPLADTGRLPMGMGMLGRVLDGAGRALDGKGGMKAEDWVPMDGPTINPLNRNPISVPLDVGIRSINGLLTVGRGQRLGLFAGTGVGKSVLLGMMTRFTEADIIVVGLIGERGREVKEFIEHSLGEEGLKRSVVVASPADDAPLMRLRAAMYCTRIAEYFRDKGKNVLLLMDSLTRFAQAQREIALAIGEPPATKGYPPSVFAKLPKLVERAGNAEAGGGSITAFYTVLSEGDDQQDPIADSARGVLDGHIVLSRRLAEEGHYPAIDIEASISRVMPAVVTPEHMVRAQQFKQLWSRYQQSRDLISVGAYVAGGDRDTDLAIALQPQLVTYLRQGLNDKISMGESEAHLQSIFAPAPGG, encoded by the coding sequence ATGCGCCTTGATCGCACCAGCTTCGCCAAGCGCTTGAGCGCTTACACCGAAGCCACCGAGTTGCCCGGCCAGCCGATCCTTGAAGGTCGCCTGCTGCGCATGGTCGGCCTGACCCTCGAAGCCGAGGGCTTGCGCGCCGCCATGGGCAGCCGTTGCATGGTCATCAATGACGACAGCTATCATCCGGTACAGGTCGAGGCCGAGGTGATGGGCTTTTCCGGCAGCAAGATTTTCCTGATGCCCGTGGGCAGCCTGGCGGGCATCGCTCCCGGCGCCCGCGTGGTGCCGCTGGCCGATACCGGTCGCCTGCCGATGGGCATGGGCATGCTCGGTCGCGTGCTCGACGGCGCCGGCCGCGCCCTGGACGGCAAGGGCGGGATGAAGGCCGAAGACTGGGTGCCGATGGACGGCCCCACCATCAATCCCCTCAACCGCAACCCCATCAGCGTGCCGCTGGACGTGGGGATTCGCAGCATCAACGGTTTATTGACGGTCGGCCGCGGCCAGCGTCTTGGCCTGTTCGCCGGTACCGGCGTGGGTAAGTCGGTGTTGCTGGGCATGATGACGCGCTTTACCGAGGCCGACATTATCGTGGTCGGGCTGATCGGCGAACGTGGTCGCGAAGTGAAGGAGTTCATTGAACACAGCCTGGGTGAAGAGGGCCTCAAGCGCTCGGTGGTGGTCGCGTCGCCCGCCGACGATGCGCCGCTGATGCGCCTGCGCGCCGCCATGTATTGCACGCGCATCGCCGAATATTTTCGCGACAAGGGCAAGAACGTGCTGTTGCTGATGGACTCACTCACGCGTTTCGCCCAGGCCCAGCGGGAAATCGCCCTGGCCATCGGCGAGCCGCCCGCGACCAAGGGCTATCCGCCGTCGGTATTCGCCAAGCTGCCCAAGTTGGTGGAGCGGGCCGGTAATGCCGAGGCCGGCGGAGGATCGATCACTGCGTTCTATACCGTGCTGTCCGAAGGTGACGACCAGCAGGACCCGATTGCCGACTCGGCGCGTGGCGTGCTCGATGGGCACATTGTGCTGTCACGGCGCCTGGCGGAGGAGGGGCATTACCCGGCCATCGACATCGAAGCGTCCATCAGCCGGGTGATGCCGGCGGTGGTCACGCCCGAGCACATGGTTCGCGCGCAGCAGTTCAAACAGTTGTGGTCGCGCTATCAACAGAGCCGCGATCTGATCAGTGTCGGTGCCTACGTGGCCGGCGGCGATCGCGACACCGACCTGGCCATCGCCCTGCAGCCGCAGTTGGTGACCTACCTGCGCCAGGGCCTGAACGACAAGATCAGCATGGGCGAAAGCGAAGCGCACCTGCAGTCGATCTTCGCCCCGGCGCCAGGCGGCTAA
- the fliJ gene encoding flagellar export protein FliJ, giving the protein MASSRASRLAPVVEMAEKAEKTAVQRLGYFQGQVRLAESKLGDLERFRGEYQQQWIERGTKGVSGQWLMGYQGFLNQLETAVGQQRQSLAWHQNNLEKARESWQQAFARVEGLRKLVQRYIDEARAIEDKREQKLLDELSQRLPRPEQF; this is encoded by the coding sequence ATGGCCAGCAGCCGCGCGTCACGCCTGGCCCCGGTGGTGGAAATGGCCGAGAAGGCCGAAAAAACCGCCGTGCAGCGCCTGGGGTATTTCCAGGGCCAAGTGCGCCTGGCGGAAAGCAAGTTGGGCGACCTCGAACGTTTTCGCGGCGAGTACCAGCAGCAATGGATCGAGCGTGGCACCAAAGGCGTGTCGGGCCAGTGGCTGATGGGTTATCAGGGTTTTCTCAACCAATTGGAAACAGCAGTCGGCCAGCAGCGCCAGAGCCTGGCCTGGCATCAGAACAACCTGGAAAAAGCCCGCGAGAGCTGGCAACAGGCATTCGCCCGCGTCGAAGGCCTGCGCAAGCTGGTGCAGCGTTACATTGACGAAGCACGCGCGATCGAAGACAAACGCGAACAGAAACTGCTCGATGAACTGTCGCAGCGTCTGCCGCGTCCGGAGCAGTTCTAA
- a CDS encoding STAS domain-containing protein: MAVESEVSPDGKKLTIVIKGRFDFGQHQKFRDSYERFYKVPQAYIVDLKETTYMDSSALGMLLLLRDHAGGDESQVTVINSNPDVRKILAIANFDRLFDIN; this comes from the coding sequence ATGGCAGTCGAGTCAGAAGTATCCCCGGACGGGAAGAAGTTGACGATCGTGATCAAAGGCCGGTTCGATTTCGGCCAGCATCAGAAGTTTCGTGATTCCTACGAGCGTTTCTACAAGGTCCCGCAGGCCTATATCGTGGACCTCAAGGAAACCACTTACATGGACAGCTCGGCGCTGGGGATGCTCCTGCTGCTGCGCGACCACGCCGGTGGCGACGAATCGCAGGTTACTGTGATCAACAGCAACCCTGACGTGCGCAAGATCCTCGCTATCGCCAACTTCGATCGGCTGTTTGACATCAATTGA